In the Caldilineales bacterium genome, one interval contains:
- a CDS encoding amidohydrolase: protein MSTLLIENGAILTLDDAQHLLNPGYLLIEDDRIAAMGQGDAPASLRRADAIIDARLMAVMPGMVNAHTHLFQTFIRGLADDKPLLEWLKAAIWPVAQALTAEEAYVAALVGLVENLRGGATAVIDHQYIHTEPGNDDGVCQAAEEVGIRFLLARGWADVDYHPTLMETPDRIVAETERLRQTWHGRDGGRIRVEFGPLIPWGCTDETMLRTQRISDGWQAGTHIHVAETQTEVAINLDKRGNRHIEWLAELGVLGPGMQLVHSVWLSDHEIDLIAQSGAVVVHCPVSNMYLASGVARVPEMRSRGITIALASDGPGSNNSQDMLETLKTTALLHKVSTLNAQILLPEDVLWMACRGGAVAFGQPHLIGSLEVGKKADVVLIDLDTPLAMPVHRLPSALVYNACARDTDTVIVDGRVLMRHKQITVLDEKALLARARRACQNLFERAGVRVA, encoded by the coding sequence ATGTCCACCCTCCTGATCGAAAACGGCGCCATCCTCACCCTCGATGACGCCCAACACCTCCTCAACCCCGGCTACCTCCTGATCGAAGACGACCGCATTGCAGCGATGGGCCAGGGCGACGCGCCCGCCAGCCTGCGCCGGGCCGACGCCATCATCGACGCCCGCCTCATGGCCGTCATGCCCGGCATGGTCAACGCCCACACCCACCTCTTCCAGACCTTCATCCGCGGCCTGGCCGACGACAAACCCCTGCTGGAATGGTTGAAAGCCGCCATCTGGCCGGTGGCGCAGGCCCTGACCGCCGAAGAAGCCTATGTGGCGGCGCTGGTGGGGCTGGTGGAAAACCTCCGGGGTGGGGCCACCGCCGTCATCGACCACCAATACATCCACACCGAACCGGGCAACGATGACGGCGTCTGCCAGGCGGCCGAGGAAGTGGGCATCCGCTTCCTGCTCGCGCGCGGCTGGGCCGACGTGGACTACCACCCCACCCTGATGGAGACGCCCGACCGCATCGTGGCCGAGACCGAGCGCCTGCGCCAGACCTGGCACGGCCGCGACGGCGGACGCATTCGCGTCGAGTTCGGACCGCTCATCCCCTGGGGCTGCACCGACGAGACCATGCTGCGCACCCAACGCATTTCGGATGGTTGGCAGGCGGGCACGCACATCCACGTGGCCGAGACACAGACCGAGGTGGCCATCAACCTGGACAAGCGGGGCAATCGCCACATCGAATGGCTGGCCGAACTGGGCGTTCTGGGGCCAGGGATGCAGCTGGTACACAGTGTTTGGCTCAGCGACCACGAAATCGACCTCATCGCCCAGTCTGGCGCGGTCGTCGTGCACTGCCCGGTCAGCAACATGTACCTGGCCTCAGGCGTGGCCCGCGTGCCTGAAATGCGCTCCCGCGGCATCACCATCGCCCTGGCCTCGGACGGCCCTGGCAGCAACAACAGCCAGGACATGCTGGAAACCCTCAAGACCACCGCCCTGCTGCACAAAGTGAGCACTCTCAACGCCCAGATCCTGCTGCCCGAAGATGTGCTATGGATGGCCTGCCGGGGCGGCGCCGTCGCCTTCGGCCAACCCCACCTGATCGGCTCGCTCGAAGTCGGCAAAAAGGCCGACGTCGTCCTCATCGACCTCGACACCCCCCTGGCCATGCCCGTCCACCGCCTCCCCTCGGCCCTGGTCTACAATGCCTGCGCTCGCGACACCGACACCGTCATCGTCGATGGCCGGGTGCTCATGCGCCACAAGCAGATCACCGTCCTCGACGAAAAAGCCCTCCTCGCCCGCGCCCGCCGCGCCTGCCAGAATCTATTCGAGCGCGCCGGCGTACGCGTGGCATAG
- a CDS encoding SDR family oxidoreductase has product MNPSGKTALITGGAIRVGKAITLGLARAGANVVINYNASAQAAEETAAEARGLGVQALAIRADIADHRQVEAMVRAAETQLGGVDVLINSASLFQETPFPTSDHSAWHRVTGIGIDGPYYCANAVAPGMLAKGAGVIVNIVDLSGWEPWPHFAAHSVSKAALMALTRQMALELGPAVRANAVAPGPVLPPPDYTPEAIEHVRAGTLLERWGSPEDVVEAVLFFVRADYVTGDVLFVDAGERFGHRKHYP; this is encoded by the coding sequence ATGAATCCAAGCGGCAAAACAGCACTCATCACCGGCGGCGCCATCCGCGTGGGCAAAGCGATCACGCTGGGCCTGGCCAGAGCCGGGGCTAACGTAGTCATCAACTACAACGCTTCGGCCCAGGCCGCCGAAGAAACCGCCGCCGAAGCGCGCGGCCTGGGCGTGCAGGCGCTCGCCATCCGCGCCGACATCGCCGACCATCGCCAGGTGGAGGCCATGGTCCGGGCGGCCGAAACCCAACTCGGCGGCGTCGATGTTTTGATCAACAGCGCCTCGCTGTTCCAAGAGACGCCCTTCCCCACCAGCGACCACAGCGCCTGGCATCGCGTCACCGGCATCGGCATCGACGGCCCCTACTATTGCGCCAATGCCGTAGCGCCGGGGATGTTGGCCAAAGGCGCCGGCGTGATCGTCAACATTGTCGATCTATCCGGCTGGGAACCGTGGCCGCATTTCGCCGCCCACAGCGTCAGCAAGGCGGCACTGATGGCGCTCACTCGGCAGATGGCGCTGGAACTGGGGCCGGCCGTGCGCGCCAACGCCGTCGCCCCCGGCCCTGTCCTCCCCCCGCCCGACTACACCCCGGAGGCGATCGAGCACGTACGCGCAGGCACCCTGCTGGAACGCTGGGGCAGTCCGGAGGATGTGGTCGAAGCCGTGCTCTTTTTCGTGCGCGCGGACTATGTCACCGGCGATGTCCTCTTCGTCGACGCCGGTGAGCGTTTCGGACACCGCAAGCATTACCCGTGA
- a CDS encoding hydroxyacid dehydrogenase encodes MARPVVAVAVGHRHYARLFSDAAWAALAAFAEIIHHPGDDPAAKPDLLALLPPAHACLTSWDVAPLDADVLAAAPHLRAMAHMGGSVQRFVSEAVWQRRLHVTSAAPALARDVAETTVGLMIVGLKRVWPLGEFVRQGGWRPPVTDPRRWPARELHRKQVGIVAASNVGRHVIELLKPFGPSILLYDPFLSSAQAAALGAERVELDELCQRADVVSLHAPAKPATHHLLDARRLALIKDDALLINTARGSLIDEAALIAELSRGRFFAFLDVTDPEPPAADSPLRTLPNVVVLPHITGCIEDCTPLGDLAVEELRRFFAGEPAIYPIQPEMFARIS; translated from the coding sequence ATGGCTCGCCCCGTCGTCGCCGTCGCTGTCGGCCATCGTCACTACGCCCGCCTTTTTAGCGATGCAGCATGGGCGGCGTTGGCTGCTTTCGCCGAGATCATCCACCATCCTGGCGATGATCCGGCCGCCAAACCCGACCTGCTGGCCCTGCTCCCGCCCGCCCACGCCTGCCTGACCAGCTGGGATGTGGCCCCGCTCGACGCCGATGTGCTGGCGGCCGCGCCCCACCTGCGGGCCATGGCCCACATGGGCGGCAGCGTCCAGCGTTTCGTGTCCGAGGCCGTGTGGCAGCGCCGGCTGCACGTCACCAGCGCCGCGCCGGCCCTGGCCCGCGACGTGGCCGAGACCACGGTCGGGCTGATGATCGTCGGCCTGAAGCGGGTCTGGCCGCTGGGCGAGTTCGTGCGGCAGGGCGGCTGGCGCCCACCTGTGACCGATCCCCGGCGCTGGCCGGCGCGCGAACTGCACCGCAAGCAAGTGGGGATCGTCGCCGCCAGCAACGTCGGCCGGCATGTCATCGAGTTGCTCAAGCCCTTCGGTCCCTCCATCCTGCTCTACGACCCCTTCCTCTCGTCCGCACAGGCGGCGGCGTTGGGAGCCGAGAGAGTCGAATTGGACGAACTCTGCCAGCGGGCCGATGTGGTCTCGTTGCACGCCCCGGCCAAGCCTGCCACCCATCATCTGCTGGATGCCCGCCGCCTGGCCCTGATCAAAGATGACGCCCTCCTGATCAACACCGCCCGCGGCTCGCTGATCGACGAGGCCGCCCTGATCGCCGAACTGAGCCGGGGCCGCTTCTTCGCCTTCCTCGATGTCACCGACCCCGAACCGCCCGCCGCCGACAGCCCCTTGCGCACCCTGCCCAACGTCGTCGTCCTCCCCCACATCACCGGCTGCATCGAGGATTGCACGCCTTTGGGTGATTTGGCCGTGGAGGAATTGCGGCGGTTCTTTGCTGGTGAACCGGCGATCTACCCCATCCAGCCGGAGATGTTCGCGCGCATTTCCTGA
- a CDS encoding FAD binding domain-containing protein, with the protein MTLIQAYHRPHTLDEALQLLARPGLKTAVLAGGAYLNAHADGVDEVVDLQSLPLTGAAREGDQLTLGAMTTIQTVVDAAGAPALLREMAHREGPNTFRNQGTVGGAIVCADPESEFVAALLVLEATLTIVTPAGDRTLPLAAFLADAPAALDGGILTWVALATGGVTASERVARTPADKPIVAAVARKTPDGRVLLALCGVAATPILVAPDQLSALGPPADFRGSSEYRREMAILLAGRVLSRLDS; encoded by the coding sequence ATGACCCTGATCCAAGCCTATCACCGCCCCCACACCCTGGACGAAGCCCTGCAATTGCTGGCCAGGCCGGGACTGAAAACGGCCGTTCTGGCCGGCGGCGCCTATCTCAACGCCCATGCCGATGGCGTAGACGAAGTCGTCGACCTGCAATCGCTGCCGCTGACAGGCGCGGCCCGCGAGGGCGACCAACTCACCCTGGGCGCCATGACAACCATCCAGACGGTCGTGGATGCCGCCGGCGCGCCGGCCCTCCTGCGCGAGATGGCGCACCGCGAGGGGCCGAACACCTTCCGCAACCAGGGCACGGTGGGCGGGGCCATCGTCTGTGCCGACCCCGAAAGCGAATTCGTGGCGGCGCTGCTGGTGTTGGAGGCCACGCTGACCATCGTCACCCCGGCCGGCGACCGCACCCTGCCGCTGGCCGCATTCCTGGCCGATGCGCCCGCCGCCCTCGATGGCGGCATCCTCACCTGGGTGGCGCTGGCAACGGGTGGCGTGACCGCCTCCGAGCGTGTGGCCCGCACCCCGGCCGACAAGCCCATCGTGGCAGCCGTGGCCCGGAAGACGCCGGATGGCCGGGTCTTGCTGGCGCTGTGCGGGGTGGCCGCCACCCCCATCCTCGTCGCCCCCGACCAGCTTTCTGCGCTCGGCCCGCCCGCCGACTTCCGCGGCAGCAGCGAATACCGGCGAGAGATGGCGATACTGCTGGCCGGCCGAGTCCTGAGTCGCCTGGATTCGTAG
- a CDS encoding site-specific DNA-methyltransferase has product MQGELFTEAVATPHRCVFRNDAAGVWLYQADCLEFMEHLAERQPDGVFDLIFADPPYFLSNGGMTCQAGKIARVDKGDWDKSSGPEANHTFNIAWLSLCQRLLKPDGAIWVSGTHHIIHSVGYAMQQLGMKLLNDITWEKPNPPPNLSCRYFTHSTETLLWAAKNDKSKHRFNYEAMRKLNGDRQMKSVWTFTAPNGDEKVFGKHPTQKPVALLERIILACTSEGDLILDPFAGSSTTGVAAVRLGRRFIGLELDADYLDLSTKRLAEALA; this is encoded by the coding sequence ATGCAGGGCGAGTTGTTCACCGAAGCGGTCGCAACGCCTCATCGCTGTGTCTTCAGAAACGATGCAGCCGGCGTCTGGCTTTATCAGGCCGATTGCCTCGAATTCATGGAGCACCTGGCCGAACGACAGCCCGATGGCGTCTTCGATCTGATCTTCGCCGACCCGCCCTACTTCCTCTCCAACGGTGGCATGACCTGCCAGGCTGGCAAAATCGCCCGCGTAGACAAAGGCGACTGGGACAAGTCGAGCGGCCCCGAGGCCAATCACACCTTCAACATCGCCTGGCTCTCCCTCTGCCAGCGATTGCTCAAGCCCGACGGCGCCATCTGGGTCTCCGGCACCCATCACATCATTCACTCCGTCGGCTATGCTATGCAACAGTTGGGGATGAAGCTCCTCAACGACATCACCTGGGAGAAGCCGAACCCGCCGCCCAACCTGTCGTGCCGCTATTTCACCCACTCCACCGAAACCCTGCTTTGGGCGGCCAAGAACGACAAATCCAAACACCGCTTCAATTACGAAGCCATGCGCAAGCTCAACGGCGACCGGCAAATGAAATCGGTGTGGACCTTCACGGCTCCGAACGGCGACGAAAAAGTGTTCGGCAAACATCCCACACAAAAGCCGGTGGCCTTGTTGGAAAGGATCATCCTGGCTTGCACCAGCGAGGGCGACCTGATCCTCGACCCCTTTGCCGGTAGCTCGACCACCGGTGTTGCCGCCGTGCGCCTGGGCCGCCGCTTCATCGGGCTGGAGTTGGATGCCGATTATCTCGATCTCTCGACAAAGCGATTGGCCGAGGCATTGGCATAG
- a CDS encoding DUF433 domain-containing protein: protein MNKLDRITFDPNVMGGKPCIRGMRVTVGTIVGLVAAGYSTQEVVEAYPYLQVEDIHQALSYAAWRAEEVELPLVLA, encoded by the coding sequence ATGAACAAGCTCGATCGTATCACCTTTGATCCCAATGTGATGGGTGGAAAACCCTGCATCCGGGGCATGCGCGTGACCGTGGGGACAATCGTGGGCCTGGTTGCCGCCGGTTATTCGACTCAGGAAGTAGTAGAGGCCTATCCATACTTACAGGTAGAGGACATCCACCAGGCTCTCAGCTACGCTGCCTGGCGGGCTGAAGAAGTCGAACTCCCACTGGTGTTGGCATGA
- a CDS encoding DUF5615 family PIN-like protein, whose translation MKLLIDMNLSPDWIETFRQQGWQAVHWSVVGDPKAPDGVIMSWARQNGYIVFTHDLDFGALLAATGALGPSVVQIRVQDVMPHHLGDTLVQVLQRHEATLAQGALISVDATRSRIHILPLRRNP comes from the coding sequence ATGAAGTTGCTCATCGACATGAACCTCTCGCCCGATTGGATTGAGACTTTCAGGCAGCAGGGGTGGCAGGCCGTCCACTGGTCAGTCGTCGGTGACCCAAAAGCGCCCGATGGAGTCATCATGTCATGGGCGCGGCAAAACGGCTATATCGTCTTCACGCATGATCTGGATTTTGGTGCGCTATTGGCAGCAACTGGCGCGTTAGGACCGAGCGTCGTTCAGATCCGCGTTCAAGATGTCATGCCTCATCATCTCGGCGACACTCTGGTTCAGGTACTACAGCGGCATGAGGCTACACTTGCACAGGGGGCGCTCATATCAGTCGATGCTACCCGTTCAAGAATACACATTCTGCCGCTCAGGCGCAATCCATAG